The proteins below come from a single Corylus avellana chromosome ca3, CavTom2PMs-1.0 genomic window:
- the LOC132176393 gene encoding homogentisate 1,2-dioxygenase, with protein sequence MERESKAVSKGDGPDFPAELEYESGFGNHMASEAIPGALPQGQNSPLVCPYGLYAEQISGTSFTAPRKLNLRSWLYRIKPSVTHEPFKPRVPGHGKLVSEFNQSNSSTTPTQLRWKPEDIPHSPTDFIDGLYTVCGAGSSFLRDGFAIHMYTANKSMDNCAFCNADGDFLIVPQEGRLWITTECGRLQVSPGEIAVLPQGFRFSVNLPDGPSRGYVAEVFGTHFQLPDLGPIGANGLAAPRDFLVPKAWFEESSCPGYTIVQKFGGELFTARQDFSPFNVVAWHGNYVPYKYDLSKFCPYNTVLFDHSDPSINTVLTAPTDKPGVALLDFVIFPPRWLVAEHTFRPPYYHRNCMTEFMGLIHGGYEAKADGFLPGGASLHSCMTPHGPDTKTYEATISRGNEAGPHRITDTMAFMFESFLMPRICPWALESPFMDPDYYQCWIGLKSHFQRDGANEKDINNRNGHDETKIGAHHG encoded by the exons ATGGAGAGGGAGAGCAAAGCGGTCAGCAAAGGCGATGGCCCCGATTTCCCTGCGGAGCTGGAGTACGAATCGGGTTTCGGGAACCACATGGCGTCGGAGGCCATCCCGGGAGCTCTGCCGCAGGGCCAGAATAGCCCGCTCGTCTGTCCCTACGGTCTCTACGCCGAGCAGATCTCCGGCACCTCCTTCACCGCCCCTCGCAAGCTCAACCTTCGCAG TTGGCTATATCGGATCAAACCATCAGTTACACACGAACCATTCAAACCTCGTGTCCCAGGTCATGGGAAGCTCGTGAGCGAATTTAACCAGTCCAACAGTTCTACCACGCCAACACAACTTCGATGGAAGCCTGAAGATATTCCGCATTCACCAACAGATTTCATTGATGGGTTATACACCGTATGTGGGGCTGGCAGCTCATTCCTACGGGATGGATTTGCTATTCACAT GTACACGGCCAACAAGTCAATGGATAATTGCGCCTTTTGCAATGCTGATGGTGACTTCTTGATAGTCCCACAAGAAGGAA GGCTATGGATTACTACTGAATGTGGAAGATTGCAAGTTTCCCCTGGTGAAATTGCCGTTTTACCTCAAGGATTTCGTTTTTCTGTTAATCTACCTGATGGCCCATCACGTGGTTATGTTGCTGAGGTTTTTGGTACACATTTTCAACTTCCTGATCTTGGACCCATAG GTGCTAATGGTCTTGCTGCTCCAAGGGATTTTCTTGTTCCTAAGGCCTGGTTTGAAGAGAGTTCATGTCCAGGCTACACTATTGTACAGAAGTTTGGTGGCGAATTGTTTACCGCAAGACAAGATTTCTCTCCCTTCAATGTAGTTGCTTGGCATGGTAATTATGTTCCATATAAG TATGATCTGAGTAAGTTCTGCCCTTACAATACCGTCTTATTTGATCATAGTGATCCATCAATAAACACAG TATTAACAGCACCAACTGACAAACCTGGTGTGGCGCTTCTTgattttgtcatttttcctCCCCGATGGTTGGTTGCTGAGCATACATTCCGGCCTCCATATTACCATCGCAATTGTATGACTGAATTTATGGGCCTCATTCATGGTGGATATGAG gCAAAAGCTGATGGGTTTCTCCCAGGTGGTGCTAGTCTTCATAGCTGCATGACTCCCCATGGCCCTGATACCAAGACATATGAG GCAACCATTTCACGTGGAAATGAGGCAGGGCCGCATAGAATTACTGATACCATGGCTTTCATGTTTGAGTCGTTTTTAATGCCTCGCATTTGCCCGTGGGCTCTTGAGTCCCCCTTCATGGATCCTGACTATTACCAGTGTTGGATTGGACTGAAATCCCATTTTCAACGTGATGGGGCAAATGAAAAAGACATAAATAATAGGAATGGACATGATGAGACCAAAATTGGAGCCCATCATGGCTGA
- the LOC132175865 gene encoding basic leucine zipper 61-like — translation MAQLPPKIPSMTQNWHSSSHQRMPIMANFISATQQQQQQPSWVDEFLDFSSSRRGAHRRSMSDSIAFLEAPAFIEECRNSTTTAVMHGTNGFDRLDDEQLMSMFSDDVSGVLPPPTVSSSNPSTPSDHNSIDDENKPLMAFDQQPKNEPGEVESSCKSDPQAPPPSSTPTGDSAVDPKRVKRILANRQSAQRSRVRKLQYISELERSVTTLQTEVSALSPRVAFLDHQRLILNVDNSALKQRIAALAQDKIFKDAHQEALKKEIERLRQIYHQQNLKKMSSSSSNQNASSQAQQHINPTSSDHPLRCTDKEQLLN, via the exons atggcacAATTACCACCTAAGATACCAAGCATGACACAAAATTGGCATTCTTCATCCCACCAAAGAATGCCAATAATGGCAAACTTCATTTCCGCcacccaacaacaacaacaacagccgTCCTGGGTGGACGAGTTCCTCGACTTCTCATCCTCCCGCCGCGGAGCACACCGCCGGTCCATGAGCGATTCAATCGCCTTCCTCGAGGCGCCGGCCTTCATCGAGGAATGCCGGAACTCTACCACCACCGCGGTGATGCACGGGACCAACGGCTTCGACCGCTTGGACGACGAGCAGCTCATGTCAATGTTCTCCGACGACGTCTCCGGCGTCCTTCCGCCTCCCACCGTATCGTCTTCCAACCCGTCCACGCCGTCCGACCACAACAGCATTGACGACGAGAATAAGCCATTAATGGCTTTCGACCAGCAGCCCAAAAATGAACCCGGAGAGGTGGAAAGCTCATGCAAATCTGACCCACAAGCGCCACCGCCCTCCTCCACCCCCACCGGAGACTCCGCCGTCGATCCTAAGAGGGTTAAAAG aattcTGGCAAACAGGCAATCGGCGCAAAGGTCAAGAGTGAGGAAGCTACAATATATCTCAGAACTTGAACGGAGTGTGACAACATTACAG ACCGAAGTATCAGCATTGTCACCAAGGGTTGCATTCTTGGACCACCAAAGGTTGATTCTCAATGTTGATAATAGCGCTCTCAAGCAACGGATCGCTGCTTTGGCTCAAgataaaattttcaaagatG CTCATCAAGAGGCATTGAAGAAGGAAATAGAGAGATTAAGGCAAATCTATCACCAACAAAATCTCAAGAAGAtgagcagcagcagcagcaaccaAAATGCATCATCACAAGCACAGCAACACATTAACCCAACATCATCTGATCATCCATTGCGATGTACGGACAAGGAGCAGCTTCTCAACTGA